The DNA sequence agctacctaagcttacagattttcttctctttcaatgtattctgttttgtatttttctgtttaattttgtcatgtcttgagtctcatggaaaaaggcaaatagtgaggtttgtatgaaaaaaccatagagcggaaaaaggcagagagtgcaaaattaaaagaaaaagccatagatgtccttagagttcctttgtacgtctatgttgtgtttcatgattctgtgagaatccccttgtaagttggattagcactttacagtttgTAATAAGgaagattatagtgaaatttcatcattgttgtgatgaaGACTGGATGTAgactgcactgcacttagcatctgaaccaggatatatctgggtgtaattttctctctcttctactccatttctgtttctactgCACAAGAGCTAAAACCGAaaaatatctcgtgccaagtgacgaaacaaaaagaaaagtctcgtggctagaGACGAGATAAAAATCAAAAAGTCTCTTCAAAGACCAGAAAGTGTAATCAAGcaaaaaaggggctaagattcaactccccttctcttagccactgaaaacCATCAGCGATTTTTGAGGCTTACTTGAAAAGATTTTCCTAAGCGCCAGTCACGGCCAGATTGGGTCGTGACAATATTCTTGAAGAGAAATGTTATATGCACCACTTTTGTAATAGATGTGATTGATAAAAAGTGAGAAACGATACAAGTTTGTCCTTTTATATCATAAAAGAAAGGTTGCAAGAAAATTATTCACAAAAACTGGTGCAACCATTGAATCATAAATTTAAAGGAAGAACTGAGAAGTGGCAATGCACTGCTAACAAAAACATTAtagtttatatataaattttataaactttATTAAACAGTAGTTTGATGTTGATGCGGTGCTATGGaagaatataaattaaaaaatattatacctATTCTATGGATCCAAAGGCTACCAGTAGTTTAGTCATGCATAATGAAGTGGTTGATAGCAGTAATCTTTTCTCACAAATCGATTTAGAATGCAAAAAGGAGTTTATGCTTATGCACATTCTGCTAGATCATTGTCCCTTGTGGTGTTGTTATCAACACATTCTGCAAAAACATGGATATCACCATACCTCAAAATTTCCAACAAAGCCAAGCCTCTTTCAGCAGCATGGTAGTATGAACACTAACAAGTTCTCTGATGAGTTCATTATGAATCACCCTCAACATCTCAATCATCTTCTCTGCAACAAAGGCATAGATTACACAATTTCAGCCAAGCTTCATACCCAAATAACATAGCAGAGTAACAGTAACAGTAACAGTAGCAGAAATATAGGACATTGGAAGAAAAGCCTCCTGTTTCCACTCCACCTGGCGAGGATAATAGAATAGGCAGTGAAGGAATTAATCCCTCTTTCCAATGTGAAAGTAGATATCAATGCAGTGGTACTGTGGATGAGTGGAAGTAGTAGGTGGATTATGTTGAACGACAAGCTCGACAGAATGGGCTTATTGAATTAACCGTGCCCTCATTCTGACGGTTGAACCACCTTGGAATTCGAATTCCACTTCCTGGAATTACAATATAAAGTTGAGGAGTGGATTCTTTGTGTACCTGTAACCACAGAACACAAGCAAACAAACAACCCCATTCCTTGGCATAAACAAGATAGAAAAAACACGACGAATGGGAACAACAATATGCACACACCTTAAGGTACTCTCTCAATAATGTCAAATTCTCAGACTCTCTTCGCTCTGGCACTAGGAAGGGCACTCGTAATGGGAACTCACATAAATAAATTAGCCGTTTGCAGTGATCTAACTCCAACACAGTCTGGGAAGCTTGTTTATGAAATTAGGTACTATAACTATATTGTTTCCCCATAAATCTAGGCTCTGTAAATAGTGTAAGGTTGCTCTGTAAAGGCAGTTTAAACGAGCCAAAGAAAGCCTCCACAGACGAAATGGTAAGCTAAGATTTAGCCTTTTAAAAGGTGGACCATATTGTCGATTGGCATATAGTATGCAATTTCATTCCCAAAATAAACtagcaaaaataaaaaggaaaatgaTACCAAATCTCTATTTCGAACCTTCATGACAGTGGAATTTTGGGGTCCAGTGGTCCAATAATGCAGTAAGTTTTAGAAGTCTCTTGTGAAGTCTCATGCTTCAATCGGAAAAGTTATTGTTTTTCCAATTTCCACCACATTCTTGTTTGCGAAAGTCTTGTGATAACTAaaacccaacattgtcacttcCATTTATTAAGATACACTTATTTATTCACAAGCCCTACTAATAAATATTTAACTGGCTAATTGTGTTTACACATGGATATCGCTATTTGCCCCAAATTTTTTCTAACAAAGAAAGCCAAGCCTCTTTCAGCAACAAGGTAGTATGAACACCAACAAGTTCTCCTTTGATGAGTTCCAATTACTCATATTATCAATCACCTTCTCTGCCACAAAGAGTAGATTAGGCAATTTAAGCCAAGCTTCAAGCTTCATACTCAAATAACACAATGCAGCATGGAGTGACAATGACAGAAATATAGAACATGCGAAGAAAAGCCTCCTGTGTTGTACTCCAGCAGAATCCACTGGAAGCCTAGGGTGCGTTTCGTTTGGAATGGAAAAATAAAGCtgataagaaaagaaaaatacagaagTTCAAGATAaaccgtttttttttttatttcaaaatgaAATAGACCTGAAGAAAAATGATTATGTGAATaggaaaagaaaacataaaaacgATGTTTAATTTGGTGATGTTAATGTCAAAGGTTAGAAAAGACTAATCTTTTTGCAAAACCAGAGTGCTATTTATTGCTAATGTTTACTAATAGTGTGTGCTATTTTAAGCTTTTAGTGTTTGTTGATAACACTCAGTAAATTTTAGAAGTCTTTTGTGATGTCTCATGGTTCAAAAGGAAAATTATTTCTCATTTGTTCAAGATATCTGTATAAAACACCAAAATAAGCAAGTTATTTGTAATAACCGAGTTTTATCAACTTGCACTAAAAGTTTAAAATAGCACACACCATTATTAGTAGCAATAAAAGCACATAACCCTCCCAAATCACGTAGCCAATCAGTCAAATTTAATTCTAAGATTTTCTAAGTTAATACAAAGATATTAATTAGAAGAGTAGAACCGATTTCTGTAATTATAAAGATCTCAGTATATTCAATTAAACCTTTTAATATTGTGCACAACTACAAACTCTAATCAACACTATACAATACAagtttttatataaataaccTTTAATCATGCCACTATCAATACGTAttatattcaaattcaaaattgcaacatctctttctctcttgAGCCATGGCAGCACAAAGTTCGGATGCTTGTCCTTTTGAGTCCTCTAGCATCTCTGGCACCTCCCAAGGGATTGATAACAACACAAGGGATAATGATCTAGCTTCTGAACCGGACCAAGCCTCAAATTCCAATATTAATATGGAAAGGATGTTGGATTTTGTGAAGCTCTCCAACAACGATGTTTCATCGATTCGTTGTTCTTCCAACGTGAAAGAGCTCGATTTTTTCAACACCGGGAAGAGGGTGATGGGATCATCGTCAACTTggactaataataataatgttgacgaaggaaaagatgaaaacactgaagaaaaaagaaggGACTTCAAAGCCGAAAACTTTCTCTTGCAATTTTTGTAAGAGAGAGTTTTTGTCCTCTCAAGCCCTTGGCGGGCAACAAAATGCCCACAAACAAGAGCGTGCGATAGCGAAACGTCGCCAAGGGATGGACACGGGTGCTTTTGGTCACCCTCACTTTCCATATTACCCTTACCATAGCTTTTCCACACCATCTTTATATGGGTCCTATAATAGGACACTTGGGGTAAGAGTCGAGTCCATGATTCACAAACCTTCTTATCCTTGGTCTGCCGGTCTTAGGTTTGGTCGTAATCATAACTAGAATGAGACCTGCGCGATGCGCAGGATGGTAAATTAatgatagtatataataaatattaaaaattattatgttttgtataaataaattaaatatgtgtaAATTGAAGTTAAATTTAGAAggtgttttattttaaataatttgtagTACAAAAGATTTGGATATTGGAGTTgtataaagtgacatttttatttagtgGTTTGATTTTTGCATTTGTTTTAATTGATAGACTTAGTCATCTTATGTGGCGCTTGTCCTCCTTTTTTTTGTTAGAGTTGGTGCTTTTTTCTTTTAGTCGTAGGTTCTTGTGAAGACATGTTCTTTATGAATTATTGAGTTTGATGCACTTTCTATTGTGTTATTTGGTTCTATCTTTGTATGTATGTTCTTCTTCCGAATATGTATCTTGAGTTTGTATGGTTTTCTTTCTCCTTAATCTCTTGATGGGGTGCTGCTGTCATTAGATTTGAAGCAGGTGTGCCCAATAAGTTTTTTTACGTCGCCATCAAATAGTACAAAAGTTGTTGTAACACTTTGATCTAAAACCTTTAATTGAATTCTGAACCTAAAATAAGTATTGGGTTAGTAACTAATAATTTGATAGATGAGATTATGAAAAGTATATAGAGATACCTTATTGTTGGATATTGTGGTATTTGATTACATATGTCACAAATGTagttgtttctttttttatatgcTTTCTTCTGGCACTTTTTACATTTTAACATAGTTCCATCCTAATTTGTCATCAATTTCGTTTATAGTTGCTAAAATTGTGAAGATCTTTTCCTATTCCAATATTCAATTTATGTTATCATTAGGTATATGGTATTTGAGTAAGTATGAATATATGATACAtgttgtgattttttttatcataccTGATCATCAGATTCTCATTGCATGGCCATTAGATCTTGGATAGTTATTCGATTTCTAATCGTTCTGCtctgaaagaatgatgctctatTGAGTAAGTTTGAGATGTGCAGTtcagaaataatttttttttgtgctaaATTTGATATTATGTGAAGGAATAGTGATAAGAGACTTATATATGTAGTTTAAAtggtatgaaatttaaatacttataacgtaaaatttattatgattaataatattattatgatatttataataaattaattattgcgattataaatttattgcattgtttataacggtaagatataataaatataggaaTATGAATTCAATGTATTTGTAGATTACAAATTtattggattctatttttttagttttttatttgtatattttatttttttgctgatTTGGAAATAATAGTTGATTTGGTAAGAATTGAGTGGGATTCTAAAGTTGTGCCAAGTAAGCAATATTGCTGACATGGCATTAGTAGGAGGAAAGAAATATCTCAAAAATAATGTGGTGCATGCTTATGtatctacttttatatattaagaatagattGGTCAACGCAGGGGATTCTaggttcatcatcatcattagcACTTGATAGGTTAAGTATTGAGGGTTTGCAACCAAATAATGAAGTAGGCGGGGTTAGTggaattcaagcaagttcttcAAATTTGAGAAAAGAAGATGATAATGGTGGTAATGGAACTACTCCCCAATTAGGAGAGTCTTCTACCAACAATGTTGCTACAAGTCTCACTCGCCATGCAAAGGTTGATCATGATCCCAAGCCAGATAATGAACCCTCTAGTTCTGAGTCTCCAGGGCTTGATTTGTCACTTAAGCCTTAAATTTGAACTTTAATTCATATTAATCAtgtttattctttttttatctGTATACTTCATCTTAACTTTTAGTTCATGTGTTATCGATAATACTATTACTAGTTTATTTTTCATGTGATCATTTTAGTGTATTGACAATGTCTTAGATTAAACAACAGTCTCAACTTACTGATATTATGAAGTGGAGGCAAATATAGAAATAAAGACAATGACCACTAAGAACGTCTCTACCCATAAATAAAGAACACTACTTTATTTTGAAAGATGGATATCACGATTTACATCAAATTTTCCAAGAAAGGCAAGTGCATTTCAGCAACATGGTAGCATGAACACCAACAAGTTCTTCTCTAATGAGTTCCAGTTACTCATATTAATTATGAATCACCTTCAACATATCTCAATCCTCTTCTCTGCAACAAGGACATAGAGTAGACAATTTCAGCCAAGCTTCAAGCTTCATACTCGAATAACATAGCAGCATAGAGTGACAATAAAAGTAACAATAGCAGAAATATAGAACATGGGATGAAAAGCCTCCTGTGTTGTACTCCAGCAGAATCCACTGGAAGCCTAGTGTGTTTGGTTTGGAATGGAAAAATAGCGCtgataagaaaagaaaaatagggAAGTTGTAGATAAACCGTTTATATTTCAAAATGACCTACAGACCTGAAGAAAAATGATTACGTGAATGGgaaaagaaaacagaaaaacgATGTTTAATTTGGTGATGTGAATGTCAAAGGTTGGAAAAGATTGGACATTGAGATGATGAAATAATACCTCTGAGTTGGTCAATAATCAAACTAAATCAATATCTGCCAGAGTTGGGTTACTCCAAATCCTGGTTCAGTACCACACGCATTCCCCACTTCTTCACTTCCATATAGCTGGGGACTTCTACTTTGAATTTAAAGCGGGATCCATCAAGATCATGCTGCTTTCCACCCCGAATGAGTCGTTGGCAAGAAAAATAGAATAGGCAGAGTTGAACCAATTCACTCCTCGCATACTCCTCATTTCCAAGCCCAACATACTGCACGAAATTGCCTTTTCCTGTTTGGTCGTAAAAGTGGAGCTCAATGAAGTGGGTTTGTGCAAATTGAACAAGAATGTGGGCACAAAGGGCAATGCCAATCCAATTGTTGTCATTGGCATTCGGAAATGATTCTATCCACATTGAATTATCCGCCCCCTTATTCTGATGCTTAAACCACCTTGGAATTGGAACTCCACTACTCCCTGGAATTACAATAGAAAGGATATCAGTGGATTCATTGTGTACCTGTAACCACAAAACACAAAGAACCCTAATGATTAGATGCACACCCTGTAAACAAGAGCAGCAATAATGGCAACAACAATACGCACGCACCTTAATGTACTCTCTCATCCATGAACTACCCATTCCACTCAACCTTTCCTTCTCTACTATTTTCGGGCAGTTCCacatactcaattctctccGTTTCAAAAGTTGTGTTCGCTCTGCCACTGGATAGGGTAATGGCAATGGGAACTCATCTACATACATTAGCCGTTTGCAGTTATCTAACTCCAACTCTCTCAGTCTGGGAAGCTTGTTTATGACATCAGGTACTCTAACTATATTGTTTCCCCTTAAATCTAAGACCTCTAAATAATGTAAGGATGCTATGGCCTCAGGGATAGTATGCAGATTACAATAACTTAGGTTAAGAAAATACAGGCAGCTTAAGCGAGCCACAGAAAGCCTCCACAGATGGAAGACATGGTTGTATCTACTTTTAAAAGAATTGAAGAAATGGAATGGTAACCTAAGCTTAAGCCTTTTAAAAGTGGACCATACTGTCGATTGGCATTGGATACCACTCTCACTTCCATTCTCCAACTTTTCCCCACAAAATAATCTTGAGCACCCGTTCAGATCAACATATTTTAGTGAAGATATACCGAATACAGTGATGGGGATACTCATTAAACTTGTGCACTCCCTCAGATCTAACACAACAAGTTTTCTTAGGTCTCCAGTTGATGAATGTATGTGCTTAAGCTTTATACATCCTCTAAGGATCAGCATCTCAAGATTTGGAGCCTGGCTAAGGTTTGGAATCTTCACAAGATTTTCGGAGCCAAAGAGATCCAATTTCTTCAAATTGTCCAGACACTGTTGCACAATTAGAAAAAACAAACATCATTAATTACACTTTCACTTATTTGTTTTATAACTTCAAAATATCTGAagcttattttatttattactaATACCATTGTTCCATCCCATAGTTGCTTGATGTTGCTCCTATGCAAGACTAATTTCACAAGCTTGGATAGCTTACAACATGATGGAAAATATGTAAACGGATAATCTTCCCACTGGAGATATCGCAATTCACTAGAAATGCTATTAAAACTTCCAGAAAAACTAACACTTTTTATTATGAGAAATTCAAGTCGTCTCATTCTTGATAATGTTTCTGCTCTTAATGTCGTATTTCTTTCTTCATATGGTTCCATCAATTGCACAGCCTTAACATCATCAATTACCTAAATACAAAGAAGCCACATAAATATTAGATTACTTCAATTACCTATTAACTCTATaaagttgaaaattttttaaaattgcaTACCGTATTTCCAAACATAATACGTTGAAAATCCTCTTTGCTCCATATCCTACTCCACTTCCATGGCTCATTTGGAGCACTTTGCCGAACTATTCTCATGCCTAACTCTTGCAACAGGTCATGCATTATAATATAGTATCCATAAGTTGTTATTAATGATTTATCGATGAGTACACTTATTCCAATCTTTGGATGAAGACCACGACAGTACAACATGTCTTCCACAAGCGAATTCATCTTGTGGCTAAAGAAACAAGCAATGTCCAAAAATATTTCCTTTTCGAGGGGTTCCAATCCATCAAAACTAAGTTGAAGCACATCTGCGATTTCCTTCTTTGGATTTTCTTTCAGTCTATCTAAAGCACTTCTCCATACAGAGATATCTCGACCGCGTAGATATGACCCCAAAACTTTAATTGCCAAGGGAAGGCCTTGAGCATATTCAAGTGCAAGATCCGTCAACTTTTTGTACTCTCTGCTAATCTCGTCACAActcataataatattatcatcAAAAGCTTTTTCACAaaacaattgatgagcttcATCCTTATTCAAGAGTTGAACTTTGTATATTTCATCTAGCCCAAAAGAGTTCAAGACATGTTGATCTCTAGAAGTTACTACAATTCTGCTTCCTGGACATAGACAATTACGAGTCACGCCAAGCTTCTCTAACTGTTCAACATCATCGGCATTATCTAGAACAATCAGAGCCTTTTGACAGGGTAGCATAGTTTTTATCAAACTCTCAGCCTCGATTTGATTGTATATATCTTGGATCTCTCCATTTGTAATTTGACAAACAAGTTGCTTTTGTAGAGAAAGTAGACCAACTCCACGAAAAACTTTGCTTATATCGTCAACAAAACAATGAGCACCATATTTATGAAGGTTTCTACCATACACGACCCTAGCAAGTGTTGACTTTCCTATCCCACCCATGCCACAAACGCCTACAACCCGAACTTCATTATCGGAGTTGAAATCAATCAGGTTTTCCAATTCTTCCACACGAGATTGCATCCCAACCAACCCATCCATACTTACCGAATTGCAACCTAATTTGCTTCTAACCCTTTTAACAATTTTTTCAATCTCTCCATTCTCCTGCCTGaaagaacaaagagaaaatGAACTTGTCAGCTCATTTTCTTATATAAGACAAccgaaaacaaagagaaaacgaGAGCAATACAAGGTGATTTTGTTTAATCAACTTATTCATGCATAGATAATCTATTTCAGAAAGATATTAATGGAATTTAGGAAAGATTACTTACTTATTTTGTATATCCCAACCAGAGAGATTAGAGACTTGCAGCAGAGATTCCCTCCATTGTTGCACCATATTTGAGTTATCTTTGAATCTTTCTTCATGCTCAGCCAACGCTTTCCCATAGTTTCCGGTCTGTTTACGCACCTCAGACGGAGTCACATCATAGAAAATAGGCAACAGATTTGGTTTGGTTACTTTAGTGCTGCAATCAAGCATCTTAGCGAGTTCCTGCAAGCACCATGAAGAAGTAGCAAAGTTCTTAGAGAAGATGACAATGAGAACCTGAGATCCTTCAATTGCTTGCACCAGCTCAGTGGAGATGTGCTGTCCTTGCATCAGATTCCTATCGTCCCTGAATGCAACTATTCCGTTTCTACGGAAAGCGGCAAAGAGATGATCGGCGAAGGTGTTGCGTACATCCTCACCTCTGAAGCTCACAAACACGTCATATTTGGGTCTTGTGCTACTTGATGCCATGCTTTGGATGCTCCTGCACTCCATTGATGACTTGGAAGCTCACTTTtgtaaatgaaaataaaaacaaaagtaaGAAGTTGAGTGAAGAGTGTGAGTGTATAAGAGAGTCTATGCAGAGAAGAAACATAAAAAACAACTCTCAACGCGTCTCATGTTCTGAGAAGTTGCGTTGAAACTCCTTCTTGGAGGAAGCATCTACCTTTGAAGGCCAagactattttattttatttgttaatttaatttgtgtttttccaTTAACTTTATGTATTAATTATTCCTGTGGGGTATAATGTTTAAAGTATAATCTTTTTGCAAAAGCAAATGGGAACTGGGGAAGCTGCAAGGGTTGGTATGTTTATACAATAATTAACCAGCTTTTGCTGACCAAAAAAAAAGTAACCAAAACTTTGGGACCAATTCGAGGTTAAAATAAGTAAATTGTGGCAAACTTTCTTTGAAGTTGAAATCGGCAAATTATGCCTACCTTCTATTTGCCGTGTATTCTGTCTTTTTTCTTTAGAGGATAATTTTAATTTCGCCCTCCCCTTCTccaaaaacattaaaaaaaaaaaagaagcaaattTGATAAAGTAGTGGCATATATTgtttaaaagtttttttaatGAATTCATTTAATTAATAAGCATCTTTAGTGTGATAACAACACTCCTGAAAACCTACACAAGTTTATTTTTGGCTTTCTTCATGCACATTTTAAATAGTCTTTCATATAGAAAGAGAACAGAATTTTGGAAGTAACATATCATTTCTTCATAATCATGATAAAGCATCATTTAAGAGTTGCAGTGACAAAGCTAAATTAGAGGATGGCAACATTAAACTAGAATCAGAATGATCTTTTGATTCCAAGTACTGATTAAAATAGAAACCAATTGCAaacaattaaatttaaaaaaggataaaaagaggggcataattatatatattttactttttgttATCTTAAAAATGATTCCAATGCATTTtttctaagaaaaagaaaatcatgaagttaaatATTTTCCTAAACTGAATTAGAAATGACAAGCATAGGTATCTTAGAAAAACTAGTAAACCAAGTTTGTTGATTGTAAATGTTAGTAGACCAAAATATATTAGCTTTATTAGCTTCGAGTTTGACACACTCTCATTGTACCTTGGAAAGAAAAAGTCAATTTGATACTGAAATTATCATGATGAATTGTTGCTACAAACTATCTGTTAGTTCTTTCTTAGCTTATGGCTTATGAAATATCAGAGATTACAAAAAGAAAGATCAAAGACACACCTTAAGGAATTGTGAATAATTTCATAGGTGCCATTACCAACatagaaattttttaataagatcACAGTTTGATGGGGGAAAAAAATATTATCCATTGAAGAAACAGTAATGTTGAATAATATAGAAAGGAAGAACTGAGAAGCGGCAATGCGCTGCTTACAAAAAGCAAGAGAAAATGTTACATGAAATCCTTTCCATGGCTTGTGGAACCAGTTCTTAATTGTTCATCCTAGATTTCCTATCATGTTATAGTTTCAGCTGAGACAAAGTAATTGACACACACTTCTCACTCACTCTCACTCTCTGAAACCACAAAGAAGGAAAGacaagagagagaaagaaacagagggagagggagaagggaagaagataggaagaagagaagaaaagagagggaggaGAGAGACCGCACGGCACGGCTTGGTCCCTCCGTCACCATTGCCATCGTCGTCGCGTCGTTGGCACaggggggagagagagagagacaagATGAGCCCGcacgagagagagagagagagagagagagagagacagagagagagagagaatggaGCTGTACCGTCGTCATCGCCGCATACCGTCCTGCCTTTGGAGCCAATTCGAACCTTCGAGTCACTCCGTTGCCATCACCATCGTCGTTGCAGCGGTAGGCATGAGGGCCGAATAGGGAAAAATAGGTAGTGTGGAGGAGGGAGGAGTTGCTACGCCATCGTTGAGCAACTGCCACCGCTGGAGCTTGCCGTTGAGGTTGCTAGAGCCCCTGCCTGCCTGCTTCGCGTTCTACTTTTGCTCTGCTTCGCCGGGGGCTGAGCCCTGCCTCTCCCCTGCTCATCAGAGCTTGTGGTGTTGCTGTGGGAGTCACTGCCAGAGGAGAGGAACTGCCGCCACCGCTGTTCTGTTGTGTCCTTCACCGTCGACGCTGGAGAGGGTCATCGGAGCTGCTGATGCTCCATCCCCTTATTTTCTTTGTGAGAATTGAAGTTGCTGCTACTTGCCCGGTTCAAATTTCGTGCTCTTTCATTCCCTTCTATTTCAACTTTTCTCACTTTTTATTTTGGGCACTCCGAATTTAATCTCTTCGGTACTTTGTGACTAATTTGTCGGtagattttatatttataattatttgactttatgtttataattattttgatataagttattttgttattagttatacttataaaaattattataaaaaatttttaaattaattttaatatacacatgagactatatattttgatgaactatatatatgtttaaaaaagttttatattattttaaagtaTTTGATTTTATTCGAATATGTATTTTTGAAGTATTGAAATATTTGTTAGTACtcacttattttaaaattgtgaaATATGTTTGAAATGCTTTaagattgagaaaatatgattgaatATGATTTGTATGAGAAAGTAttgtttgatttgatttgatacCTCACTGTTTGAAAAACTAAAGAATTTGTTATATTcgaaattatatgttttgaattggtttgggTGGCTCGTATTAGAAAACCGTAGTTAACGGCGATTATGACGT is a window from the Arachis stenosperma cultivar V10309 chromosome 3, arast.V10309.gnm1.PFL2, whole genome shotgun sequence genome containing:
- the LOC130966100 gene encoding disease resistance protein RUN1-like isoform X1, whose amino-acid sequence is MECRSIQSMASSSTRPKYDVFVSFRGEDVRNTFADHLFAAFRRNGIVAFRDDRNLMQGQHISTELVQAIEGSQVLIVIFSKNFATSSWCLQELAKMLDCSTKVTKPNLLPIFYDVTPSEVRKQTGNYGKALAEHEERFKDNSNMVQQWRESLLQVSNLSGWDIQNKQENGEIEKIVKRVRSKLGCNSVSMDGLVGMQSRVEELENLIDFNSDNEVRVVGVCGMGGIGKSTLARVVYGRNLHKYGAHCFVDDISKVFRGVGLLSLQKQLVCQITNGEIQDIYNQIEAESLIKTMLPCQKALIVLDNADDVEQLEKLGVTRNCLCPGSRIVVTSRDQHVLNSFGLDEIYKVQLLNKDEAHQLFCEKAFDDNIIMSCDEISREYKKLTDLALEYAQGLPLAIKVLGSYLRGRDISVWRSALDRLKENPKKEIADVLQLSFDGLEPLEKEIFLDIACFFSHKMNSLVEDMLYCRGLHPKIGISVLIDKSLITTYGYYIIMHDLLQELGMRIVRQSAPNEPWKWSRIWSKEDFQRIMFGNTVIDDVKAVQLMEPYEERNTTLRAETLSRMRRLEFLIIKSVSFSGSFNSISSELRYLQWEDYPFTYFPSCCKLSKLVKLVLHRSNIKQLWDGTMCLDNLKKLDLFGSENLVKIPNLSQAPNLEMLILRGCIKLKHIHSSTGDLRKLVVLDLRECTSLMSIPITVFGISSLKYVDLNGCSRLFCGEKLENGSESGIQCQSTVWSTFKRLKLRLPFHFFNSFKSRYNHVFHLWRLSVARLSCLYFLNLSYCNLHTIPEAIASLHYLEVLDLRGNNIVRVPDVINKLPRLRELELDNCKRLMYVDEFPLPLPYPVAERTQLLKRRELSMWNCPKIVEKERLSGMGSSWMREYIKVHNESTDILSIVIPGSSGVPIPRWFKHQNKGADNSMWIESFPNANDNNWIGIALCAHILVQFAQTHFIELHFYDQTGKGNFVQYVGLGNEEYARSELVQLCLFYFSCQRLIRGGKQHDLDGSRFKFKVEVPSYMEVKKWGMRVVLNQDLE
- the LOC130966100 gene encoding disease resistance protein RUN1-like isoform X2, encoding MECRSIQSMASSSTRPKYDVFVSFRGEDVRNTFADHLFAAFRRNGIVAFRDDRNLMQGQHISTELVQAIEGSQVLIVIFSKNFATSSWCLQELAKMLDCSTKVTKPNLLPIFYDVTPSEVRKQTGNYGKALAEHEERFKDNSNMVQQWRESLLQVSNLSGWDIQNKQENGEIEKIVKRVRSKLGCNSVSMDGLVGMQSRVEELENLIDFNSDNEVRVVGVCGMGGIGKSTLARVVYGRNLHKYGAHCFVDDISKVFRGVGLLSLQKQLVCQITNGEIQDIYNQIEAESLIKTMLPCQKALIVLDNADDVEQLEKLGVTRNCLCPGSRIVVTSRDQHVLNSFGLDEIYKVQLLNKDEAHQLFCEKAFDDNIIMSCDEISREYKKLTDLALEYAQGLPLAIKVLGSYLRGRDISVWRSALDRLKENPKKEIADVLQLSFDGLEPLEKEIFLDIACFFSHKMNSLVEDMLYCRGLHPKIGISVLIDKSLITTYGYYIIMHDLLQELGMRIVRQSAPNEPWKWSRIWSKEDFQRIMFGNTVIDDVKAVQLMEPYEERNTTLRAETLSRMRRLEFLIIKSVSFSGSFNSISSELRYLQWEDYPFTYFPSCCKLSKLVKLVLHRSNIKQLWDGTMCLDNLKKLDLFGSENLVKIPNLSQAPNLEMLILRGCIKLKHIHSSTGDLRKLVVLDLRECTSLMSIPITVFGISSLKYVDLNGCSRLFCGEKLENGSESGIQCQSTVWSTFKRLKLRLPFHFFNSFKSRYNHVFHLWRLSVARLSCLYFLNLSYCNLHTIPEAIASLHYLEVLDLRGNNIVRVPDVINKLPRLRELELDNCKRLMYVDEFPLPLPYPVAERTQLLKRRELSMWNCPKIVEKERLSGMGSSWMREYIKGVVEFQFQGGLSIRIRGRIIQCG